A window from Chryseobacterium vaccae encodes these proteins:
- a CDS encoding TonB-dependent receptor domain-containing protein has product MKLYISRLILGLLILSVHFISAQNLTKNQFKVKGNCEMCKSRIESAAKKAGAKTAVYSIDLQTLTIETDKASADDILKKVAEAGHDNEKFKSSNETYEKLPGCCHYERDLQPSPTEAHQHDHQSGAKKDNEFYVRGNCGSCKARIEKAAKGAGADTAEWNAEKQIVMLNFDPAKTSSDKILKAIADAGHDNEKFKASDTVYNGLPGCCLYDREFTFGEANPKVHYEEETTKHEDHKEHTTTASKEDHSQHEKSIDGVVVTGSKAATALSKKEVGLVFNIDKKELLKAACCNLSESFETNATVDVSFSNAVTGTKQLKMLGLDQKYTSLTKELLPEIRGLASAYGLNFIPGRWIESIQLTKGGSTVTNGYESITGQINTELLKNAKEPETSLNLFSDFNGRAEANITSVSPINDKWSQTFLLHGNGTFGDTDMNDDGFLDRPKGTQINAAYLLNFNDLEKSGFGSHFGINFIRDERTAGQTGFDKKLTQDKQSAYGVGIDISRFQVWNKTGYVFKGKPYQSLGWMNQYVFHQQDSFFGLRNYNGQQQTYYSNLIFESIIENTNHKYKAGASFLYDGYKETYLTNDLRRNEIVPGIFAEYTLTGLKYTLVAGSRVDFHNLAGTQFTPRVNFKYDFTPQTILRLSAGRGFRTANVFAENQQYFASNRSIQILPNNGNIYGLKPEIAWNYGASLQQEFKLFGRKSTVIADFFRTDFQDQVLVDLDRSPQQLTFYNLEGKSFANSFQTQWDFTPFRNFDVRLAYKYYDVQADYIDGRREIPFMAKHRGFVNLAYATNKNDKGGFWSFDTTLNWVGKQRLPDTSSNPAEFQLPVYSDSYAVLNAQISRNFNKKIRAYVGGENLTSYYQKNAIVDFRNPFGNYFDGGMVYAPIMKANFYVGLDVTF; this is encoded by the coding sequence ATGAAATTATATATTTCCAGGTTGATACTTGGACTATTGATCCTGTCTGTACACTTTATATCAGCGCAAAACCTTACCAAAAACCAGTTCAAAGTAAAAGGGAACTGTGAGATGTGCAAATCACGAATAGAATCAGCAGCTAAAAAAGCAGGCGCTAAAACGGCAGTTTATTCTATTGATCTGCAAACCTTAACTATTGAAACGGATAAAGCTTCTGCTGATGACATCCTCAAAAAAGTAGCTGAGGCAGGCCATGACAACGAAAAATTTAAATCATCCAACGAAACCTATGAAAAGCTTCCGGGATGCTGCCATTACGAAAGAGATCTTCAGCCCTCACCAACCGAAGCTCATCAACATGACCACCAGTCCGGTGCTAAAAAAGACAACGAGTTCTACGTAAGAGGAAACTGTGGTTCATGTAAAGCCAGAATTGAAAAGGCCGCAAAAGGAGCCGGTGCAGATACCGCAGAATGGAATGCAGAAAAGCAGATTGTCATGTTGAATTTTGATCCTGCAAAAACCTCATCAGATAAAATTTTAAAAGCAATTGCTGATGCAGGCCATGATAACGAAAAATTCAAAGCATCTGATACCGTTTACAATGGTCTCCCGGGATGCTGTCTGTATGACAGGGAGTTTACCTTCGGGGAAGCGAATCCAAAAGTTCACTATGAAGAGGAAACCACAAAACATGAAGATCATAAAGAACATACGACAACGGCATCTAAAGAAGACCACTCCCAACATGAAAAAAGTATTGACGGGGTTGTTGTGACAGGTTCTAAAGCAGCAACAGCTTTAAGTAAAAAAGAAGTCGGACTGGTTTTTAATATTGATAAAAAAGAACTTTTAAAAGCCGCCTGCTGTAATCTGTCTGAAAGTTTTGAAACCAATGCAACAGTAGATGTTTCTTTCAGCAATGCCGTTACAGGAACAAAACAGTTGAAAATGCTGGGTCTGGACCAAAAATACACCAGCCTTACCAAAGAACTTCTGCCGGAGATCAGAGGTCTGGCATCTGCTTATGGATTGAATTTTATTCCCGGAAGATGGATTGAAAGTATTCAGCTGACAAAAGGAGGAAGTACCGTTACCAATGGTTATGAAAGCATCACCGGACAGATTAATACTGAACTTCTGAAAAATGCGAAGGAGCCGGAAACTTCCCTGAATCTATTCTCGGATTTCAACGGAAGAGCAGAAGCTAATATTACCAGCGTATCCCCTATCAACGACAAATGGTCACAAACATTCCTGCTTCATGGAAACGGAACTTTCGGAGATACGGATATGAATGATGATGGTTTCCTGGACAGACCGAAAGGAACACAGATCAACGCAGCATATCTTCTTAATTTCAACGATCTTGAGAAATCCGGATTCGGATCACATTTCGGAATTAATTTTATCCGGGATGAAAGAACTGCCGGACAAACCGGATTTGATAAAAAGCTGACGCAGGATAAGCAATCTGCTTATGGTGTGGGAATTGATATTTCAAGATTTCAGGTATGGAATAAAACGGGTTATGTATTCAAAGGAAAGCCCTATCAAAGTTTAGGCTGGATGAACCAGTATGTATTCCATCAGCAGGACAGTTTTTTTGGTCTTAGAAATTATAATGGGCAGCAGCAGACCTATTATTCCAATCTGATTTTTGAAAGCATCATCGAAAATACCAATCATAAGTATAAAGCCGGAGCAAGCTTTTTATATGATGGTTATAAAGAAACGTATTTAACGAATGATCTGAGAAGAAATGAAATTGTTCCCGGTATCTTTGCCGAGTATACTTTAACCGGTTTAAAATATACATTGGTAGCGGGTTCCAGAGTAGATTTCCATAATCTTGCGGGCACTCAGTTTACTCCGAGGGTTAATTTTAAATATGACTTTACTCCACAGACCATCTTAAGACTTTCTGCGGGGAGAGGATTCAGAACAGCTAATGTTTTTGCTGAAAATCAACAGTATTTTGCATCAAACAGAAGTATTCAGATTCTTCCGAACAATGGGAATATTTATGGTTTAAAACCGGAAATTGCATGGAATTACGGAGCCAGCTTACAACAGGAATTCAAGTTATTTGGACGAAAATCTACTGTAATTGCCGATTTTTTCAGAACAGATTTCCAGGATCAGGTGCTTGTGGATTTAGACAGATCTCCTCAGCAGCTTACTTTTTACAATTTAGAGGGAAAATCTTTCGCCAACTCTTTCCAGACTCAGTGGGATTTTACTCCTTTCAGAAATTTCGACGTAAGACTTGCTTATAAATATTATGATGTACAGGCTGATTATATCGATGGAAGAAGAGAGATTCCTTTCATGGCCAAGCACAGAGGTTTCGTTAACCTTGCTTATGCTACCAATAAAAATGATAAAGGCGGGTTCTGGAGCTTTGATACTACGCTGAACTGGGTAGGAAAACAAAGACTTCCTGATACCTCCAGCAATCCTGCGGAATTCCAGCTTCCTGTATATTCTGATTCCTATGCGGTATTGAATGCACAGATCTCAAGGAATTTCAACAAAAAGATCAGAGCCTATGTTGGTGGAGAAAATTTAACATCCTATTATCAAAAGAACGCCATTGTTGATTTCAGAAATCCTTTCGGAAACTATTTTGATGGTGGAATGGTTTATGCCCCGATTATGAAGGCTAACTTCTACGTGGGGCTGGATGTAACGTTTTAA